The sequence below is a genomic window from Deltaproteobacteria bacterium.
CGGCGTTTAGCCAGATGCCATTTCGTGAACGTTTACGCGAGCTCGGCTACATCGAGGGGCGAATCTCACGATCGAGTACCGGTATTTTGAAGGTTAGGTCGAACGACTGCCAGAGCTTGTCGCCGAGCTCATTCGCCTCAAATGTGAAGTAATCGTTGTTCTTGGAAATGAAGCAGTCGCGGCCGCCAAAAATGCCACGAAAGAAATTTCCATTATCATGTCAAATACCAACGACGCTGTTGCAAGCGGATTTGTTGCGAGCCTGGCGCGCCCTGGTGGCAATGTTACGGGACTGACTGGTTTCGGTGGTGAAATAAATGGGAAGCGCCTCGGACTTTTGAAAGAGATAATCCCCAAACTCTCAAAGGTAGGTTTTCTCTGGAGCGCTACCAGTCCAACCGCAGCCGATAACCTGAAAGAAACTGAACCCACCGCGCGGTTTTTACGTGCAGGGATTGAATCTTTGGAAATCAAAGGGGCCGATAACTTGGAAAAAGTCTTTCAGTTGGCGGTCGCTAAAAAAGTTGGCGCGCTGCTGATAGATGGCGGCGGTTTTGTTGCCGCGCACCAACACGAGATCATCGCACTGGCAACAAAATATCGGCTGCCTGCGATGTATAGCAACTCTCGCTATGTCGAGTTAGGTGGACTTATGAGCTACAACGGCGACCGTTCGGAACAACTCCAGCGCGCGGCGGAGATGGTGGATAACATTCTAAAAGGCACGAAGCCCGCTGACATACCCGTGGAGCGGTCCAAGAAGTTGGAGTTCGTGATCAATCTCCACGCTGCTAAGAAGATCGACCTGATCATTCCGCCCAACGTGTTGGTGCGGGCGGATCGGGTGATTAGGTAGGGGTGGACCGATGTGTCCGCTCTCCGAACGGGCCGACAACCAGGTCGGCCCCTACGCGGCCTTGAGACCGTGACGCAAAGGTTTGAGAACGAGCCGAACTCGAACCCCGAGGCGAGCGAGGATATCGATGAGCGTATCGGTGCTAAATAGATCGATCCGGCCGCGCAGCAAATCGCTCAATCGAGGCTTGGTGATGCCGAGACTTTTCGCCAACTCAGCTTGGCTAAGATGTTTGGATTCGATCAGCGTCTGGACCTTGATCATTAAGTCCGCTCGGACCAGCAAATGCTCGGCTTCCACAGGGGTAAATCCGACATCGCGGAAAACATTGCCGCTCGATCGCGTCATCTTGAGTTTCATATCGAACCTACCTTACCGCGGAACTTCCGCTGCGCCGTTTCAGGACCAACGCACGAAACCGGTCTCGGGCAAGGTCCGTTTCTCGTTTGGGCATTTTTCGAGTTCGCTTCTCGAAGGTGTGCAAAACATAAACCTCTTCGGTAAACTTCGCCACATAGAAAACTCGATGTTCAAGCCCAGTGTGGATACGGATTTCCTGCACGCCGGCGCCAACTGTCGTCATCGGTTTCCAGTCATTTGGCTCAAGCCCCTGCTGCACCCGGCGCAGTTGGAACCCAGCGACGCGGCGCGCGTCCGGCGTGAAAGCCTTGAGATCGCCTTGGGACGACCCGAGCCAAATCAAAGGCTTGTCCGCCCTAGCTTAATATGTGGGTATTACTATACCTTGTCAATTCTGACTCCGCAGGAACTTAACGCCAAAATAAACAGCCGAGGTTCCGAGACCATCAAGCAATTGCCAATCCGGGCGAATAGGGTGATCAAGTAGGTGAGGAGCGAAGGGTGAGGCGTAAGGAACAAGAGCGCGAGACGCGCCGGCCGGTGAATTACGAAGGGATGCTATGAAAAAATTTTTGCTGAGTTTGGTGTTAATGGCGATTTTACGCGTCGATGTTTTCGCCCAGGCGCCGTTCTACCAAAACAAGACGGTGACCATCGTGGTCGGCTATCAGGCGGGCGATGGCTACGATATTTGGGCCCGGGTGTTGGCGAACCATATGGGCAAACATATTCCCGGCCATCCCAACTTCATGGTCGTCAACACTCCTGGCGCTGGGTCGATGATCGCGGCTAACAACCTATACCGCGTTGCCAAGCCGGACGGCCTGACGATGGCGGCGATTGGGCCGTCGCTTTATCTCGATCAAGTAATTGGTAAAAAAGAAGTGCGCTTCGATTGGCCAAAGTATGGCTGGGTCGGTTCGACGGAAAGGACGCCGTGGCTGCTCTACATGAAAACCGACACGCCGTACAAAAACTTCGAGGACATTCGCAAGGCCAAAGAGGCGCCGCGTTGCTCGGCGACCGGCACGGGCACGAGCGGTCATTTCATTCCCAAACTGATGGAAGAAGCCATTGGCACGAAATTTAACGTGATCATGGGTTACCAAGGCGGCTCTGAGCAAGATTTAGCGTTTGAGCGCGGCGAAGTCGTCTGTCGATCACTCAGTATTCCGTCGTTTTTTGCCCGCGAGCCGTTTATTAGTTGGCGCAAGAATAACATCGTCCGAATCTTGATGCAGACAGGGCGCAAGCGCGATGTCAAAATTCCCGAGGCGCCGACGATTCACGAACTCATGAACGAATATAAGACACCGGCGGCAACTCGTGCGCTAGTGACTTCGGTGCTCGCTTCAGGGGATGTCGGACGGCCCTTTATCGCTCCGCCCGGATTGCCGCCCGACCGGCTCAAGACGCTGCGCGATGGCTTCCGCAAAACCATGGGCGATCCGGCGTTTCTGGCCGACGTCAAAGTGCGCAAGTTCGAGGTCGATCCCGATTACGGCGAACAGCTCGAGGCCATGGCGAAAGAGGTCGTCGCGCAGCCGAAGGAAGTTATCGAGCGGATGAAAAAGTTGCTGGCGGAGTGAGCGGGACGCGTTCTTACTTTATTGCGTACTTTTTCGCGCGGGCGGGATCGGCATCCCCACCCGCGCAATTTCTAGCGCTTCACAGTCAAAAATCGAAAGCGACTTCCAATTTCGAATCCGGCGAAACGAGGTGAACGCAGACCACGTCTTTGTTGCGAAATGGATAGGGCTTCATGGTCGTTTCGTAAACTTCCGGCGGCTGCATGGTAAGCTCGACGCCGTCGGCGGAAAGTTGCGCGCAGGCGTTGCCGTTGGCAATATTGACGAACTCTTTAGTCGCGTCGAGGGCCAGCTCGTCCGGCGTGCTGATGTTTTGATCGAGCATGGTCGAGGCCATTTGCAGCATCAGTTTTGGCGGCACCGACAATAGACAGTTGAACTCGACGTTGTCGCCGGCGATTTTTTGCGAAAACACCCAGCGAAACAGCCGGACGTTTTCCTTGCCCATCTCGCAGCGCTCGACTTTGATGTCGTGTTGATCGGCGAAGTCGGTGAACATCATCACCATCAGATCGGTGAAGGTCTTGACGATCTGTTTGTTAGCGATGGAATTGAAGGCCTCGGCGACCTGCGCGCTGAGCTTGTCTTCCTCTTTTTTGTGCTCCTTCAACTCTTTTTCCAAGGCGTCGATGCTGAGGTAACCTTTGATGACCAA
It includes:
- a CDS encoding ABC transporter substrate-binding protein translates to MPELVAELIRLKCEVIVVLGNEAVAAAKNATKEISIIMSNTNDAVASGFVASLARPGGNVTGLTGFGGEINGKRLGLLKEIIPKLSKVGFLWSATSPTAADNLKETEPTARFLRAGIESLEIKGADNLEKVFQLAVAKKVGALLIDGGGFVAAHQHEIIALATKYRLPAMYSNSRYVELGGLMSYNGDRSEQLQRAAEMVDNILKGTKPADIPVERSKKLEFVINLHAAKKIDLIIPPNVLVRADRVIR
- a CDS encoding XRE family transcriptional regulator, giving the protein MKLKMTRSSGNVFRDVGFTPVEAEHLLVRADLMIKVQTLIESKHLSQAELAKSLGITKPRLSDLLRGRIDLFSTDTLIDILARLGVRVRLVLKPLRHGLKAA
- a CDS encoding type II toxin-antitoxin system RelE/ParE family toxin; amino-acid sequence: MIWLGSSQGDLKAFTPDARRVAGFQLRRVQQGLEPNDWKPMTTVGAGVQEIRIHTGLEHRVFYVAKFTEEVYVLHTFEKRTRKMPKRETDLARDRFRALVLKRRSGSSAVR